The proteins below come from a single Lodderomyces elongisporus chromosome 3, complete sequence genomic window:
- the CIR1 gene encoding Putative electron transfer flavoprotein subunit (BUSCO:EOG09263WWI), protein MSSTKLKILVPVKRVIDYAIKPRINKTHTGVETKNVKFSINPFCDIALEESLRLREAHKGIVDSIHAVSIGPTKAQDILRTAMAKGADTSTLVDVGDEIVEPLQVAKMLKSVVEKQGSNLVVLGKQAIDDDANQTGQMLAGLLGWPQATNASKVELKDEEVFVTREIDGGAETLKAKLPMIITVDLRLNEPRYATLPNVMKAKKKPLEKLKPKDLGFESIENRLEVVKVEEPPARQAGVKVENVDELVAKLKELKAI, encoded by the coding sequence ATGTCCTCTACAAAACTCAAGATCCTTGTGCCTGTTAAGCGAGTAATTGACTATGCAATCAAGCCACGTATAAACAAGACGCATACTGGCGTGGAAACCAAAAATGTCAAGTTCAGTATAAACCCATTCTGTGACATTGCTCTTGAAGAATCGCTCCGTCTTCGTGAGGCTCATAAAGGTATTGTTGATTCTATCCATGCAGTTTCCATAGGTCCTACTAAAGCCCAGGATATTCTTCGTACAGCAATGGCCAAAGGTGCCGACACATCCACATTGGTTGATGTGGGAGACGAAATTGTGGAACCACTTCAAGTTGCAAAGATGTTGAAATCCGTGGTGGAGAAGCAAGGACTGAATCTTGTTGTGTTGGGTAAACAAGCAATTGATGATGACGCAAACCAAACGGGTCAAATGCTTGCAGGCTTATTAGGCTGGCCACAAGCTACAAACGCATCTAAAGTGGAATTGAAGGACGAGGAAGTGTTTGTTACCAGAGAAATCGATGGAGGTGCAGAGACTTTAAAAGCCAAATTGCCAATGATTATTACTGTGGATTTGAGATTAAACGAGCCCCGATATGCTACCTTACCAAACGTAATGAAGGCGAAAAAGAAGCCCTTGGAGAAATTAAAGCCAAAGGATTTGGGATTTGAAAGCATTGAAAATAGATTGGAGGTTGTGAAAGTAGAGGAGCCACCAGCAAGACAAGCGGGTGTCAAGGTAGAGAATGTTGACGAATTGGTTGCTAAATTGAAAGAACTAAAGGCCATCTAA